A DNA window from Bacteroides cellulosilyticus contains the following coding sequences:
- a CDS encoding LytR/AlgR family response regulator transcription factor — translation MMMNLTCAILHADRQVSEQLEVFIAKTPFLALCGKYSNPIEALKGYYDNKVHLYFVGIGQEETEGINGMEFCKLLSPYTRVIFIADTPRYAAECFRLDALDYLISEVSFPVFFEAVNKASRWFSLKGETGISLTALPEKSQTETCQPETPKVIYVKSDNRIFRLDISRISYIEGLGDYVKIYSKDEPKPVLSLCTMKYMEEKLPSDEFIRVHRSFIIRKDCIRIIESSKIALDKRSIPIGEVYRKKLKNYIADYSVL, via the coding sequence ATGATGATGAATTTGACTTGTGCTATTTTGCATGCCGACAGACAGGTGAGTGAACAATTAGAAGTGTTCATAGCCAAGACACCCTTTCTTGCTTTGTGTGGAAAGTACAGTAATCCTATTGAGGCTTTGAAGGGTTATTATGATAATAAGGTACACCTTTACTTCGTAGGAATCGGACAGGAAGAAACGGAGGGCATCAACGGGATGGAATTCTGCAAACTACTCTCTCCGTACACCCGTGTCATATTTATTGCGGATACTCCCCGGTATGCCGCCGAGTGTTTCCGGCTGGATGCATTGGACTATCTGATATCCGAAGTCAGTTTTCCGGTCTTTTTCGAAGCGGTGAACAAGGCTTCGCGTTGGTTCAGCCTGAAAGGTGAAACGGGAATATCGCTTACCGCTCTTCCCGAAAAGTCTCAGACAGAAACTTGCCAGCCGGAAACGCCCAAGGTGATTTATGTGAAGTCCGACAATCGGATTTTCCGCCTGGATATATCCAGGATCTCCTATATCGAAGGGTTGGGCGATTACGTGAAGATTTATAGCAAGGACGAACCGAAGCCTGTGCTGAGCCTGTGCACGATGAAGTATATGGAAGAGAAACTGCCTTCTGATGAGTTCATACGCGTTCACCGTTCGTTTATTATACGCAAAGACTGCATACGCATCATAGAAAGCAGCAAGATTGCTTTGGACAAGAGAAGTATTCCTATCGGAGAGGTTTACCGGAAGAAGCTGAAGAATTATATTGCTGATTATTCTGTTCTTTAA
- a CDS encoding Kelch repeat-containing protein produces the protein MNRLLFGMMLLAVGCLAGSCTDDDEYTQGVWMRRSDLDGVARGQANSFTIDNKGYLCCGFRGTNKTYLKDLWMYDINNDYWTQCADMPDEAQGRHSAASFALNGKGYITTGVQKNESTNLADTWEYDPNTDTWTQKDDFGGGARYGALAFSIGEYGYVGTGYNDNYLKDFYRFDPNAATGQQWTIVNGFGGYKRRYGTAFVIDDVAYICCGENNSTLVDDLWKFDGSDWKQLRDIADNDSDEDYDDDYAITRAGTVSFVIDGRGYIATGTRSGVTSDYWVYDPEEDLWYGDSDDDYTPMTNVHNVSSGGSSRSYAVSFSTGKRGFVLSGSSGTSYFDDVYELLPYEQEDVD, from the coding sequence ATGAATCGACTATTATTTGGAATGATGCTGCTGGCGGTTGGATGCCTGGCCGGCAGTTGTACGGACGACGATGAATACACCCAGGGTGTATGGATGAGAAGGTCGGACCTGGACGGTGTTGCACGGGGACAAGCCAATAGTTTCACCATCGATAATAAAGGCTATCTGTGCTGCGGTTTCCGTGGGACGAACAAGACATACCTGAAGGACCTTTGGATGTACGACATCAACAATGATTATTGGACACAATGTGCCGATATGCCCGATGAGGCACAAGGTCGCCACAGTGCAGCCTCGTTTGCTCTGAATGGAAAAGGATACATTACCACCGGTGTCCAGAAAAATGAGTCTACGAACCTGGCAGATACTTGGGAGTATGATCCCAATACAGACACCTGGACGCAGAAAGATGACTTTGGCGGAGGTGCACGTTATGGCGCACTGGCTTTTTCCATCGGAGAATATGGCTATGTGGGTACGGGTTATAATGACAACTACCTGAAAGACTTTTATCGTTTCGACCCTAATGCTGCTACCGGACAGCAATGGACAATCGTGAATGGATTCGGTGGATATAAACGCCGGTACGGTACAGCTTTCGTTATAGATGATGTGGCTTACATCTGTTGTGGGGAAAACAACAGTACTCTGGTAGACGATTTATGGAAGTTCGACGGTAGCGATTGGAAACAGTTGCGCGACATTGCCGATAATGATAGCGATGAAGATTATGACGACGATTATGCCATTACCCGTGCGGGTACCGTATCTTTCGTTATAGACGGTAGGGGATATATCGCAACAGGAACCCGTAGTGGGGTGACCAGTGATTATTGGGTATATGATCCGGAAGAAGATTTGTGGTATGGTGACTCTGATGATGACTATACGCCGATGACGAATGTGCATAATGTCAGCTCCGGAGGCTCATCGCGTTCCTATGCGGTATCTTTCTCCACGGGTAAGCGGGGTTTTGTTCTGTCGGGATCTTCGGGAACCAGTTATTTTGATGATGTCTATGAGCTCTTGCCTTATGAGCAGGAAGATGTTGATTAG
- a CDS encoding DUF4907 domain-containing protein, with the protein MKLMFIVKIGVLSLVAVCLSYCSGCTNAAGEKLSCRSMQVEGGYGYVVVYGADTLIYQPYIPAIGERTAFASEEEALKIGRLVCRKLAEKQPPTVSREEIVENLPSMRLPAAGR; encoded by the coding sequence ATGAAGCTGATGTTTATTGTGAAGATAGGTGTGCTGTCCCTTGTGGCAGTATGCCTTTCTTATTGTTCCGGTTGTACGAATGCTGCCGGAGAAAAGTTATCCTGCCGTTCCATGCAAGTGGAAGGGGGGTATGGATATGTGGTGGTTTACGGGGCAGATACACTGATTTATCAGCCTTATATACCTGCCATAGGCGAGAGGACAGCCTTTGCATCAGAAGAAGAAGCCTTGAAAATAGGCAGATTGGTGTGTCGCAAGTTAGCGGAGAAACAACCTCCTACCGTGAGCAGGGAGGAGATTGTTGAAAACTTACCGTCTATGCGTCTTCCGGCGGCAGGTCGCTGA
- a CDS encoding ORF6N domain-containing protein, producing the protein MENELQVIREQEIEACLIELRGQKVLLDRDVATLYGVETKRVNEAVRNNPDKFPKDYIIELNESEIRYLRSKISTTNLSSKVRAVPKAFTEKGLYMLATVLKSPRATATTLAIIESFAHLRELSRNLNILSTETDEGKQKTLTQRSSELLHELLSVEEKGDTTETESSIELNLYALKMKRTVKKTKKG; encoded by the coding sequence ATGGAAAACGAATTACAAGTTATCAGAGAACAGGAAATAGAAGCATGCCTGATAGAACTGAGAGGACAAAAAGTACTGTTGGATAGAGATGTGGCAACGCTGTACGGAGTAGAAACGAAGCGGGTGAATGAAGCGGTGAGAAATAATCCGGATAAGTTCCCTAAGGATTATATCATTGAATTGAATGAAAGTGAGATACGATATTTGCGGTCGAAAATTTCGACCACAAATTTATCTTCCAAAGTACGTGCGGTCCCTAAAGCTTTCACCGAAAAAGGACTTTATATGCTTGCCACCGTTTTGAAAAGCCCCCGGGCTACGGCTACGACTCTTGCCATTATAGAATCTTTTGCCCATTTAAGAGAACTCTCCCGCAATCTAAATATCTTGTCAACAGAAACAGATGAAGGTAAACAGAAAACATTGACCCAACGCAGCAGTGAGTTACTTCACGAATTATTGTCTGTAGAAGAGAAAGGGGATACAACAGAAACCGAATCTTCGATAGAGCTGAATTTATATGCCTTAAAGATGAAGCGTACGGTGAAAAAGACAAAGAAAGGATAA
- the dacB gene encoding D-alanyl-D-alanine carboxypeptidase/D-alanyl-D-alanine-endopeptidase, with amino-acid sequence MKKYLLSLTLSLLFIPIVLWGQNTSAKSLSSRLDTLIKYQLPTGSNVGISVYDLTTGKSLYTYQSDKLSRPASTMKLLTTITALARPDADEPFKTEVWYQGVIERDTLKGDIYVVGGYDPEFDDEALDSLVNTVSRFPFSVIAGNVYGDVSMKDSIYWGSGWAWDDTPASYQPYLSPLMLNKGLVTVTASPGEKGEMANIECVPASSYYTVTNETRSRTPSAGRFGVSRDWLQNGNNVIIKGNVESKRIGTVNIYSSQDFFMHTFLERLQAKGIQCPAGYAFNELQKDSLSVQMALFETSTQDVVNQIMKESDNLNAQALLCRLGAQATGKKRISDEDGLSAIRKQIKALGGDADSYKLADGCGLSNYNYISPDLLVSFLKFAYSRTDVFQKLYKALPIGGVDGTLKYRMQRGTPSHKNVHAKTGSFTAINCLAGYLRAANGHEVAFAIMNQNVLSGAKARAFQDAVCDEVIK; translated from the coding sequence ATGAAAAAATATCTTTTGTCGCTTACTCTTTCTCTCTTATTTATTCCCATAGTACTATGGGGGCAGAATACGAGTGCTAAGAGTCTCTCTTCCCGCCTGGATACCCTGATAAAATATCAGCTTCCTACCGGCTCCAACGTTGGTATATCCGTATACGACCTGACTACAGGAAAGTCCTTATATACCTATCAATCGGATAAACTTTCCCGTCCGGCTTCTACCATGAAGTTGCTGACTACCATTACCGCCCTTGCCCGCCCCGATGCGGATGAACCTTTTAAAACGGAGGTATGGTATCAGGGAGTGATTGAACGGGATACACTGAAGGGTGACATATACGTTGTCGGTGGATATGATCCTGAATTTGATGATGAAGCTTTGGACTCGCTGGTGAATACGGTGAGCCGCTTCCCCTTTTCGGTGATAGCAGGCAACGTATACGGTGATGTTTCTATGAAAGACTCCATCTATTGGGGAAGTGGCTGGGCATGGGATGATACGCCTGCCTCATACCAACCCTATCTCTCACCGTTGATGCTGAATAAAGGTCTGGTTACCGTAACTGCTTCTCCGGGTGAGAAAGGAGAAATGGCAAATATCGAATGTGTCCCCGCCTCTTCCTATTATACTGTGACCAATGAAACCCGGTCCCGTACTCCTTCTGCCGGACGTTTCGGTGTTTCTCGGGATTGGTTGCAGAATGGCAATAATGTGATTATTAAAGGAAACGTGGAAAGTAAGCGGATAGGTACGGTGAATATCTATTCCTCCCAGGATTTCTTTATGCATACTTTTCTTGAACGCCTGCAAGCAAAAGGTATCCAATGCCCCGCCGGTTATGCTTTCAACGAATTGCAGAAAGATAGCCTTTCAGTGCAAATGGCTTTGTTTGAGACTTCCACTCAAGATGTAGTCAATCAGATAATGAAAGAAAGTGATAATCTGAATGCCCAGGCTTTGCTTTGTCGTTTGGGTGCCCAAGCTACCGGTAAAAAACGAATTTCGGATGAAGACGGGCTTTCTGCCATTCGTAAGCAGATAAAAGCTTTGGGAGGAGATGCGGATAGCTATAAACTGGCTGATGGCTGTGGACTTTCCAATTATAATTATATCTCTCCTGATCTGCTGGTTTCTTTCCTGAAGTTTGCTTATTCGCGCACGGACGTTTTTCAGAAGTTGTATAAGGCTTTGCCCATTGGCGGTGTGGATGGGACACTAAAATACCGGATGCAACGCGGGACTCCCTCTCATAAGAATGTACATGCCAAAACCGGGTCCTTTACAGCTATTAATTGCTTGGCCGGCTATTTGCGTGCCGCAAACGGGCATGAAGTGGCTTTTGCCATCATGAATCAGAATGTACTTTCAGGAGCTAAAGCACGTGCTTTTCAGGATGCGGTATGTGACGAAGTAATAAAATAG
- a CDS encoding acetyl-CoA hydrolase/transferase family protein has protein sequence MAFNYISAAEAASLIKHGYNIGLSGFTPAGTAKAVTAELAKIAEAEHAKGNPFQIGIFTGASTGDSCDGILSRAKAIRYRAPYTTNSDFRKAVNSGEIAYNDIHLSQMAQEVRYGFMGKVNIAIIEACEVTPDGKIYLTAAGGIAPTVCRLADQIIVELNAAHSKNAMGLHDVYEPLDPPYRREIPIYKPSDRIGQPYIQVDPKKIVGVVETNWPDEARSFAEADPLTDKIGQNVADFLAADMKRGIIPSTFLPLQSGVGNIANAVLGALGRDKTIPAFEMYTEVIQNSVIGLIRDGRVKFGSACSLTVTNDCLQGIYDDMDFFRDKLVLRPSEISNNPEIVRRLGVISINTAIEADLYGNVNSTHIGGTKMMNGIGGSGDFTRNAYISIFTCPSVAKEGKISAIVPMVSHHDHTEHDVNIIITEQGVADLRGKSPKERAQAIIENCVHPDYKNILWDYLKITDGKSQTPQATRAALAMHAELAKSGDMKNVDWAQYK, from the coding sequence ATGGCATTCAATTACATCTCGGCAGCGGAAGCTGCAAGCCTGATCAAACATGGCTACAACATCGGCTTGAGCGGATTTACTCCCGCTGGAACAGCCAAAGCCGTTACGGCAGAATTAGCAAAAATAGCGGAAGCTGAACATGCAAAAGGAAACCCTTTCCAGATAGGGATCTTCACAGGTGCCTCTACGGGTGACTCCTGCGACGGTATACTATCACGCGCCAAAGCAATCCGCTATCGTGCTCCTTACACAACCAATTCCGATTTCCGTAAAGCAGTAAACAGCGGAGAAATTGCCTATAACGACATCCACTTGTCTCAGATGGCACAGGAAGTTCGTTACGGTTTCATGGGCAAAGTAAACATTGCCATTATCGAAGCTTGCGAAGTAACTCCCGACGGCAAGATTTATCTGACCGCAGCCGGTGGTATCGCTCCCACCGTTTGCCGCCTTGCCGACCAGATCATCGTGGAACTGAATGCTGCTCACAGCAAAAATGCTATGGGACTGCACGATGTATACGAACCGCTTGATCCGCCTTACCGCCGCGAAATACCTATCTATAAACCAAGTGATCGCATCGGTCAACCGTATATCCAGGTAGATCCGAAAAAGATTGTAGGCGTTGTGGAAACCAATTGGCCGGACGAAGCACGCAGTTTTGCCGAGGCTGATCCGTTGACCGACAAGATTGGTCAGAATGTAGCCGACTTCCTGGCTGCGGACATGAAGCGCGGAATCATTCCGTCAACCTTCCTGCCGTTGCAATCCGGTGTAGGCAATATCGCTAACGCTGTGCTCGGTGCATTGGGACGTGACAAGACCATCCCGGCATTCGAAATGTACACGGAAGTTATTCAGAATTCCGTAATCGGATTAATCCGTGACGGTCGCGTGAAGTTTGGTAGCGCTTGCTCACTCACTGTAACGAACGACTGTCTGCAAGGTATTTATGATGATATGGACTTCTTCCGTGATAAACTGGTGCTCCGCCCGTCGGAAATCTCCAATAATCCGGAGATTGTACGCCGTCTGGGGGTTATCTCTATCAACACGGCTATCGAAGCTGACCTCTACGGAAACGTTAACTCTACACATATCGGCGGCACGAAGATGATGAACGGTATCGGCGGAAGCGGTGACTTCACACGCAACGCTTATATTTCCATCTTTACTTGTCCGTCCGTCGCCAAGGAAGGCAAGATCAGCGCCATTGTCCCGATGGTATCTCACCACGACCATACAGAACATGACGTAAACATTATCATTACTGAACAAGGCGTTGCCGACTTGCGTGGTAAGAGCCCGAAAGAACGCGCGCAGGCAATCATCGAAAACTGCGTTCATCCGGATTACAAGAATATCCTCTGGGATTACTTGAAGATAACTGATGGTAAGTCTCAGACTCCGCAAGCAACCCGCGCTGCATTGGCTATGCATGCGGAATTGGCAAAAAGTGGAGACATGAAGAATGTAGATTGGGCACAGTATAAGTAA
- the lpdA gene encoding dihydrolipoyl dehydrogenase: MKYQVAIIGGGPAGYTAAETAGKAGLSVVLFEKQNLGGVCLNEGCIPTKTLLYSAKTYDAARHASKYAVNVSEVSFDLPKIIARKQKVVRKLVLGVKGKLTAHGVNIVQGEATIIDKNTVQCGGETYECENLILCTGSETFVPPIPGVDTVPFWTHRDALDNKELPASLAIIGGGVIGIEFASFFNSLGVQVTVIEMLDEILGGMDKELSAMLRAEYAKRGIKFMLSTKVVSIAEASSDDGKPQVQVNYENAEGAGAVLADRLLMSVGRRPVIKGFGLENLDLRKTERGNICVNECMQASVPGIYVCGDLTGFSLLAHTAVREAEVAVHTILGQKDAMSYWAVPGVVYTNPEIAGVGQTEEALQLKGINYRVVKLPMAYSGRFVAENEGVNGVCKLLIADDETIVGAHVLGNPASEIITLAGMAIELKLTTTEWKKIIFPHPTVSEIFKEAL, encoded by the coding sequence ATGAAATACCAAGTTGCCATTATCGGTGGAGGTCCTGCTGGATATACTGCTGCCGAAACAGCCGGAAAAGCCGGTTTGAGTGTAGTGTTGTTCGAGAAACAGAATTTGGGTGGAGTCTGCCTCAATGAAGGCTGTATCCCTACCAAGACCTTGTTGTATTCGGCAAAGACGTATGATGCTGCGCGTCATGCTTCCAAATATGCGGTGAATGTTTCCGAAGTCTCATTTGACTTGCCGAAGATTATTGCCCGCAAACAGAAGGTAGTGCGCAAGCTGGTGCTGGGCGTTAAAGGCAAACTGACGGCACACGGTGTAAATATCGTGCAGGGAGAGGCTACCATCATTGACAAGAATACCGTGCAGTGTGGTGGCGAAACTTACGAATGTGAAAACCTGATTCTTTGTACGGGTTCGGAAACCTTCGTTCCGCCTATTCCCGGTGTGGATACCGTACCTTTCTGGACGCATCGCGACGCTTTGGATAATAAGGAGCTTCCCGCATCACTTGCCATTATCGGTGGTGGAGTGATTGGCATCGAGTTTGCTTCTTTCTTCAATAGTCTGGGCGTGCAGGTCACTGTGATAGAGATGCTTGATGAAATTCTGGGCGGCATGGATAAGGAGCTTTCTGCTATGCTGCGTGCAGAGTATGCCAAACGTGGAATTAAGTTTATGCTTAGTACAAAAGTGGTATCTATTGCTGAGGCTTCTTCCGATGATGGGAAACCACAGGTACAGGTGAATTATGAGAATGCGGAAGGTGCAGGTGCTGTATTGGCTGATAGATTATTGATGAGCGTAGGCCGCCGTCCGGTGATAAAAGGATTCGGGCTCGAAAACCTGGATTTACGAAAGACTGAACGGGGAAATATCTGTGTGAACGAATGTATGCAGGCCTCTGTTCCGGGCATATATGTATGTGGTGATCTGACGGGGTTCTCGTTGTTGGCACATACAGCCGTGCGTGAGGCAGAAGTAGCCGTACATACCATACTTGGCCAGAAGGATGCTATGAGTTACTGGGCTGTTCCCGGTGTGGTATATACTAATCCGGAGATTGCCGGTGTGGGGCAAACGGAAGAGGCTCTGCAACTAAAAGGTATCAACTATCGGGTTGTAAAGCTTCCGATGGCCTACTCCGGGCGTTTCGTCGCTGAAAATGAAGGTGTGAATGGAGTTTGCAAGCTTCTGATAGCGGATGATGAAACAATAGTGGGGGCACATGTACTGGGCAATCCGGCTTCCGAAATCATCACTTTGGCAGGTATGGCCATCGAGTTGAAACTGACTACTACGGAATGGAAGAAAATCATTTTCCCCCATCCTACGGTTTCTGAAATCTTTAAGGAAGCATTATGA
- a CDS encoding PH domain-containing protein translates to MNRIFHARIAIGQYLFLVLTTIIVVYAMWMQHAVMAILFMLLLVIAIERLIHTTYTLTTDDKLLLFYGRFSRSEEISLKDIISVERASSMKIGRFAVMRYVLVKYGTKGKCAVLLPVKEDMFIKTLTNRLNEVKKY, encoded by the coding sequence ATGAATCGTATCTTCCATGCCCGCATCGCTATAGGGCAATATTTGTTTTTAGTGCTGACAACGATTATCGTTGTTTATGCCATGTGGATGCAGCATGCCGTCATGGCCATCCTTTTTATGCTCCTGCTCGTCATCGCCATCGAGCGCCTCATTCATACTACGTATACGCTGACCACGGACGACAAACTCCTCCTTTTTTACGGACGTTTTTCCCGTTCGGAGGAAATATCCCTGAAAGACATTATCTCTGTGGAACGGGCCTCGTCCATGAAAATAGGACGTTTTGCCGTGATGCGCTATGTGCTGGTGAAGTACGGAACGAAGGGAAAATGTGCCGTGCTACTTCCGGTGAAAGAAGATATGTTCATAAAAACCCTTACTAATCGTTTAAATGAAGTGAAGAAATACTAA
- a CDS encoding DUF2007 domain-containing protein, translating into MKTVKLITCNDAAQAHIIQGALENEGISSLLHNENMSTLLRGYINDIAGVDVLVDETDYEAAVRLLEQNEMIPEQLKYCPFCGSSDIKFVLKKEHRLRAVMSAIASLLAATPPGNNHWEYVCHACGGKFEKPVAEFHSAEI; encoded by the coding sequence ATGAAAACTGTAAAATTGATTACTTGTAACGATGCTGCTCAGGCACACATCATTCAGGGAGCATTGGAGAATGAAGGCATTTCTTCCCTTCTTCACAATGAGAATATGTCTACGTTGTTGCGCGGCTACATCAATGATATTGCCGGAGTGGACGTTTTGGTTGACGAAACCGATTATGAAGCTGCCGTTCGCTTGCTGGAACAGAATGAGATGATCCCGGAGCAATTAAAATATTGCCCTTTCTGCGGTTCGTCCGACATTAAGTTTGTGTTGAAGAAAGAGCATCGGCTACGGGCTGTCATGTCGGCCATCGCCTCTTTGTTGGCGGCTACTCCTCCGGGAAATAATCATTGGGAGTATGTCTGCCATGCCTGTGGAGGAAAGTTTGAAAAGCCGGTTGCAGAATTTCATTCGGCTGAGATATGA
- the miaB gene encoding tRNA (N6-isopentenyl adenosine(37)-C2)-methylthiotransferase MiaB, which translates to MEKVTGADFKSATADDNKKLFIETYGCQMNVADSEVIASVMQMAGYSTADTLEEADAVFMNTCSIRDNAEQKILNRLEFFYSLKKKKRNLIVGVLGCMAERVKDDLITNHHVDLVVGPDAYLTLPDLVAAVEAGEKAINVELSTTETYRDVIPSRICGNHISGFVSIMRGCNNFCTYCIVPYTRGRERSRDVESILNEVSDLVAKGYKEVTLLGQNVNSYRFEKPDGEVVTFPMLLRTVAEAAPGVRVRFTTSHPKDMSDETLEVIAQVPNVCKHIHLPVQSGSSRILKLMNRKYTREWYLDRVDAIHRIVPDCGLSTDIFSGFHSETEEDHQLSLSLMEKCAYDSAFMFKYSERPGTYASKHLPDDVPEEVKIRRLNEIIALQNRLSAESNARCIGKTYEVLVEGVSKRSREQLVGRTEQNRVVVFDRGTHRIGDFVMVKITEASSATLKGEEV; encoded by the coding sequence ATGGAAAAAGTAACGGGAGCAGACTTTAAATCTGCAACTGCTGATGACAACAAGAAGTTGTTCATCGAAACCTATGGCTGCCAGATGAATGTGGCGGACAGTGAAGTTATTGCCTCTGTGATGCAGATGGCGGGATATTCAACGGCTGATACGCTGGAAGAAGCGGATGCGGTGTTTATGAACACTTGCTCCATTCGCGACAATGCCGAGCAGAAAATTCTCAATCGTCTGGAATTTTTCTATTCGCTTAAAAAGAAGAAACGCAATTTGATTGTGGGAGTACTGGGATGTATGGCCGAGCGGGTAAAGGATGATCTGATCACTAATCATCATGTTGATCTGGTGGTAGGTCCTGATGCTTATCTAACTCTTCCTGACTTGGTTGCTGCTGTGGAGGCGGGCGAGAAAGCTATCAATGTAGAGCTTTCTACCACTGAGACCTATCGGGATGTTATCCCTTCGCGTATCTGCGGTAATCACATTTCCGGGTTTGTATCCATTATGCGTGGATGTAACAACTTCTGTACCTACTGCATTGTTCCTTATACCCGTGGACGGGAACGCAGCCGTGATGTGGAAAGCATTCTTAATGAAGTGTCCGACTTGGTGGCGAAAGGTTATAAAGAAGTCACTTTGCTGGGGCAGAATGTCAACTCTTACCGTTTTGAGAAACCGGACGGAGAAGTTGTAACTTTCCCTATGCTGCTCCGCACCGTAGCTGAGGCTGCGCCGGGTGTGCGTGTCCGTTTCACTACTTCGCACCCCAAGGATATGAGTGACGAAACGCTGGAAGTCATTGCACAGGTTCCCAACGTGTGCAAACATATCCACCTGCCTGTACAGAGTGGAAGTTCCCGTATCCTGAAACTGATGAATCGTAAATATACCCGTGAATGGTATCTGGACCGTGTAGATGCTATCCATCGCATTGTTCCCGATTGTGGTTTATCCACAGATATCTTCTCAGGCTTCCATTCCGAAACGGAAGAAGATCATCAGCTTTCCCTTTCTCTGATGGAGAAATGTGCTTACGACTCAGCTTTTATGTTTAAGTACTCTGAGCGTCCGGGTACTTATGCTTCCAAGCATTTGCCGGATGATGTACCCGAAGAGGTAAAGATACGTCGGTTGAATGAGATTATTGCTCTGCAAAACCGCCTCTCCGCCGAGTCTAATGCCCGCTGTATCGGTAAGACGTATGAAGTTCTGGTGGAAGGAGTTTCCAAGCGTTCGCGCGAACAGCTTGTAGGACGCACGGAGCAAAACCGTGTCGTGGTGTTCGACCGTGGTACGCACCGTATTGGTGATTTTGTAATGGTGAAGATTACAGAAGCCAGTTCAGCAACGCTGAAGGGAGAAGAGGTTTGA
- a CDS encoding DUF4270 family protein — protein MKKLLYSLIIMIAAICACQDENSELGKSLVDSSFYNIYVDTCTVDISTILMDSIETRGDSICQLGHYKDPSWGEASATYYAEYSANSFTPNENYSYSFDSLVLRMTPSGHFWGDTLTQQRISVYRLKQPIYLDDDEDLYTTTVLPTEGTPLFSFAFTPRPGQKKELEIRLPDELGKELLTDLIAEEDYFDSQDKFKEKFPGLALVAESSGECITGFQVNDSSMAITLHYKEITSQRTEKELVFSVNTDYAYTGIRHDRTETSLASLESGIENLIHSYDLDKHAYMQGLTGLYNQIEFPYLNNLQDAGEIVSIESATLYLYPQAGSYNKLNQLPEDIRLYITDENNVLEDYVYGSDGVTVQTGNLSVDDMFGRDTYYSFDVTEFIRNNFGTWGIKRQKLLLSLPDNEMTTTFNQIIFANDPDQERQCRLDIRFKIYNEK, from the coding sequence ATGAAAAAGTTATTGTATAGCCTGATTATAATGATCGCCGCCATCTGCGCCTGCCAGGACGAAAACTCAGAACTGGGCAAAAGCTTGGTCGACAGTTCTTTCTACAATATATATGTAGACACTTGCACCGTGGATATCAGCACTATTCTTATGGACTCCATAGAAACCAGGGGAGACAGTATCTGCCAGCTGGGACATTACAAGGACCCGTCATGGGGCGAAGCCTCTGCCACCTATTATGCCGAATACTCCGCAAACAGTTTCACTCCCAACGAGAACTACAGCTATAGCTTCGACTCACTCGTACTACGGATGACGCCCTCCGGCCACTTCTGGGGCGATACGCTGACGCAGCAACGCATCTCCGTATACCGGCTGAAACAGCCCATTTATCTGGATGATGACGAAGATTTATACACCACCACCGTATTGCCCACCGAGGGCACTCCCCTGTTCAGCTTTGCCTTCACTCCACGCCCCGGGCAAAAGAAAGAATTAGAGATACGTCTGCCCGACGAACTGGGAAAGGAACTGCTGACGGACCTCATAGCCGAAGAAGACTATTTCGACAGCCAAGATAAGTTCAAGGAGAAATTTCCCGGACTGGCCCTCGTAGCCGAAAGCAGCGGTGAATGTATCACCGGATTCCAGGTAAATGATTCATCCATGGCCATCACCCTGCATTATAAAGAGATAACCAGCCAACGCACGGAAAAGGAACTGGTATTCAGCGTAAATACGGACTATGCCTACACGGGTATTCGTCACGACCGGACCGAGACTTCCCTTGCCTCCCTGGAAAGCGGAATAGAAAACCTTATCCACTCCTACGATCTGGACAAGCATGCGTATATGCAGGGGCTAACCGGACTCTACAACCAGATAGAGTTCCCCTACCTGAACAATTTGCAGGATGCGGGAGAAATCGTCTCCATAGAAAGCGCCACCCTCTACCTCTATCCGCAGGCCGGAAGCTATAACAAGTTGAACCAGTTACCGGAAGACATCCGCCTCTACATCACGGATGAAAACAATGTACTGGAAGACTATGTATATGGCAGCGACGGTGTAACGGTACAGACCGGCAATCTGAGTGTGGACGACATGTTCGGACGGGATACCTACTATTCTTTTGATGTAACCGAATTCATCCGCAACAACTTCGGCACATGGGGCATCAAACGACAGAAACTGCTGCTGAGTCTGCCGGACAATGAAATGACAACGACCTTCAATCAGATCATCTTTGCCAACGACCCCGATCAGGAGAGGCAATGCAGATTAGATATCAGATTTAAAATATACAACGAGAAATGA